A window from Chrysemys picta bellii isolate R12L10 chromosome 20, ASM1138683v2, whole genome shotgun sequence encodes these proteins:
- the LOC101944004 gene encoding trypsin-like — protein sequence MELLGLMLLLVTGGMAQDIPRMLRGFQCREHSQPWIAALFDGTHFRCTGTLIHRQWVVTAARCKTGRALNVRLGEHNLWHLDWSEQLTMSSRVIPHPLYNSSTSQNNIMLVKLLVPAIMNSKVEPLPLPRNCPRPDSTCVLAGWGTSAFQKVRKSPGQSRCNGQLLHSDVLLCGNITVLPDSQCQETRPNRITPNMICAGVIHGGTDSCQGDPGSPLVCQRELQGIASWGLEGCSRPKQTGVFVKVCNYITWLQETMRSG from the exons ATGGAGCTGCTGGGCCTCATGCTGCTGCTGGTGACtgggg gCATGGCGCAGGACATTCCCAGGATGTTGCGGGGTTTCCAGTGTCGGGAGCACTCCCAGCCTTGGATCGCGGCGCTTTTTGATGGGACCCATTTCCGGTGCACCGGCACCCTGATACACAGGCAGTGGGTGGTGACGGCTGCTCGGTGCAAAACCGGCCG CGCCCTGAACGTCCGCCTGGGGGAGCACAACCTGTGGCATCTAGACTGGTCAGAGCAGCTGACCATGAGCTCCCGGGTCATCCCGCACCCCTTGTACAACAGCAGCACCAGCCAGAACAACATCATGCTGGTGAAACTCCTGGTGCCGGCCATCATGAACAGCAAAGTTGAGCCGCTCCCGCTGCCCAGGAACTGCCCCCGCCCCGATTCGACTTGTGTGCTGGCTGGGTGGGGCACCAGCGCCTTCCAGAAAG TCCGCAAGTCTCCAGGCCAGTCTCGCTGCAACGGTCAGCTGCTGCACTCCGACGTCCTGCTCTGTGGGAATATCACGGTTCTGCCTGACAGCCAGTGCCAGGAGACCCGCCCGAACCGCATCACCCCCAACATGATCTGTGCCGGCGTGATCCACGGGGGCACTGACTCCTGCCAG ggagaccctggctcgcCGCTCGTCTGCCAGAGGGAACTTCAGGGCATCGCCTCCTGGGGCTTAGAAGGATGCTCCCGGCCCAAACAGACTGGCGTGTTCGTTAAGGTGTGCAACTACATCACTTGGCTGCAGGAGACCATGAGATCTGGCTGA